The DNA region AATAGACAATACCGGATTAGCTATTTATGAAAATGAAATTCCGTTATTGGGTTGTTTGGTAATTATTATGTTTAATGGAGGAAAATAAAATGCTTGTAAAAATAAATAACTTTGGAGATATTCTCATTTCCCGACCGGCAGGAAAGGAAGCATTTTTAATGGCAAAAGCATATGTGTTTAAGGAACTTGCCCTAAAGGATGATATTATTCTTGATTTTAACGAAATAAAAGTATTAACCCCTTCATGGGTAGATGAATTTATTTCTGGTATTAAATCAGAATACAAAAATCCAATACAATATATAAATACAGAAAATCCCTCTGTAAAGGCTTCGTTAAAAACTGTTTTATCAGAGTGATAAAGGGACGCAGATTCAGTACGGAATTTCAAGGGAAATCAGGTCAAGAAAAAAATAGTTTTGACAATTTTTCGGGTTTTGCTTATACTGTATATGGCAGGTTGAAGAGCTCCGGAATTGGCCGGGTCGGTGACTTCAACAGCGCAAACGGCGGGAAGGATTCGTCCTTCCCAAAAGGGAAGGCTTCTTTTTTGGGAAGCTTTCCCTTTTTTTGAATTACATTATCCCCTTCCAGCCGGGAATAACAGCGCCAAAATGCCGTAGGCGCCAGAAACCGACACAACTCGGCCCACGCTGCTCCTTCTATTGAAAAACTGCTGGCTTATTGCCGTGATGAAGTTTTGGTTATGGATACGGTTCAATGGATAGGATTTGCTGCGTAAAACAGAGCTTGAGAAGCGGGAAGACTATTTCCCATATTTTTATGGGAAATGGCCGCTATAAAAAAATTGCTTTAGCATTCCATGACAAACCAATCCGGTATATAATAGCAACATGAAAGAACAAAGAAAAAGTCTGCCCAGAGCGTCCCTTGCCCGGATTTATCACATTGACCGCGAAATTGCCTCCGGCAAATACCCCAACGCTGATAAACTGGCAAAAGGCTATGAAACAAGCAAGGCCACTATTCACCGGGATATTGACTATATGCGCAATTTTCTTGAAGCCCCGATTGAGTATAATGCTCGGCATCGTGGCTATTACTACACCGAAAAAACATTCAGGCTCCCTGCCCGCTATGCCGCCGCCGAAGACATGCTCGCCCTCGGCATGGCAAAATCACTTTTGAGGCTTTACCAGGATACGCCGCTTTATGATTCGGCTAAACGCCTTTTAGACGAGATCACTTTACCCCTTACTCAGGATGACACCGGAACACCCGGCAAAGCTCCCCCCGGACAGGCTGATAAATCCCCTTGGTATGAAAAACGTGTAGTGGTTCCCCCGGTTGCATCCGCGCCGGTCAAACCTGAATTGTGGCAGACCATCATCGACGGCATTCGGGAGAACCATCTCATCACCTTTGATTATCAGGGAATGGACGATAGGGACTACAAAACCCGGCTTGTAAGGCCATACCAGCTTCTTTTTCAGGACGGTATGTGGTATCTCTACGGTTATGCAGAAGAACGCAAGGCAGTCCGTACATTCTCACTGTCCCGAATGGAAAATGCCGCACTCACCAACGAAACATTTGAACTGTCCCCCAATTATGATTTTTTTTGCAACCATGACGGCAGCTATTTTGGCGTTTACCTGGGGAAAAAATATTACTTCAAAATATGGTTTTCCAACGATACAGCCCGGTACATTGAGGAACGGCAATGGGCTTCAAATCAGAAAATTAAAAAAGCGGAAAAGGGGGATGGAATCATCATTCATTTTACCAGCGCACAGTTCAAAAAAGTCCTGTGGTGGGTACTTTCCTATGGTTCCGGCGCTTTTCCACTTGAACCGCCCGAATTGGTGAAAGAATGGGAGCAGAATGTTGAGGGAATGCGGAAGCACCGAAATAAGGTGACCTAACCCCGATAATTTATTTTTGATCAATTTTTATCTTTTTTTCTGGTTTAGCACTCCATGACAAACCAACAGTGGTAAAGTGTATATACAAAGGGATGGGCAAAAAAGTTGCCCTCCCCTCTATATGCGGAGACCGTTCAGTCGAAGACCGGGGCTTATTCGCTAAAAACATCGACCTTATAGA from Treponema primitia ZAS-2 includes:
- a CDS encoding STAS-like domain-containing protein, translating into MLVKINNFGDILISRPAGKEAFLMAKAYVFKELALKDDIILDFNEIKVLTPSWVDEFISGIKSEYKNPIQYINTENPSVKASLKTVLSE
- a CDS encoding helix-turn-helix transcriptional regulator, whose protein sequence is MKEQRKSLPRASLARIYHIDREIASGKYPNADKLAKGYETSKATIHRDIDYMRNFLEAPIEYNARHRGYYYTEKTFRLPARYAAAEDMLALGMAKSLLRLYQDTPLYDSAKRLLDEITLPLTQDDTGTPGKAPPGQADKSPWYEKRVVVPPVASAPVKPELWQTIIDGIRENHLITFDYQGMDDRDYKTRLVRPYQLLFQDGMWYLYGYAEERKAVRTFSLSRMENAALTNETFELSPNYDFFCNHDGSYFGVYLGKKYYFKIWFSNDTARYIEERQWASNQKIKKAEKGDGIIIHFTSAQFKKVLWWVLSYGSGAFPLEPPELVKEWEQNVEGMRKHRNKVT